The DNA window tctgagctgtcagcacagagcccaacgcggggctcgaacccacggaccgtgagatcatgacctgagccaaagtcggacgcttaaccgaccgagccacccaggcgcccctgtcgcTCCTCTTTAAAAGCCTCCAATGGAAGTTTATTATCTTTTAGTCTGGACAGAGTTTGAAATGCTCACTCCTCCACCCCTTGTGCCTATAGAAATTCTACCCATTCTTCAAGGGATAGCTCAAATTGCCATGCCTTTTTTAACAACAGAGATTCACCGCTCCAGCCAGAAGTTTCTCCTCTATCTGCTGGCATTCCACAGTTCATAGATAGCATCGTCCAGATATCACTGATCACATATCTGTGTGTATCATGTGTTTATATCTGAGTATATCTGTGTTTATCATGTCCCTTACTATGTGGTAAATTCCTTGGGATTAAGGGTCATATCTTAAACAATTTATATTTCACACAGCTCTCAGCTCAACTACTGGCCCACAGATTCTAAAGACTACAACCTTTAAGTGGAGAGCAACTATCCATGATGCAATATTAATTAAGCAAATGTTAACAGAAACTTTTCAATGGCTGCCTTCAAAAAGGCAAGTATGCACACtatgaaaagaaatcaaagtcaTGAGGAACACTTGAATGTaatgaggaaataaattaatCCAGGCACTGAGCAAACTAAACTTTGAAGATAATCATATCCACTCATAAGGATACTTACCTTGGCTGCAAAGTGAATTAAAAGAATGCCTTGAGTAGAAAATGTacctggggagcctggatggctcagtcagtaaagcatctgactcttgatttcggctcaggttgcgatctcatggttccttgaGTTTGACCCCCCAAAGTCACGCTCTGTGCACTGACGGTTCAGGTGtggaacgtgcttgggattctccctctctctctgcctctccccatcttgtgctctccgtctctctcaaaataaacaaattttaaaaagaaaaagaaaaagaaagtatactTTAGTTTATCTATGGGAGAACAAAGCTAAGTAAATAATCTAAGTTGGAGCCAAGGATGGCATTTTTGCTAGCATGGTCAGATGTTCCCTAAAAACTCTGATTCCTCCTCCCCTTTAAAAAAGTCCACAATTTCTTTGCcaaccccactgtttatagctaATGGTTCTCAGACACTGTGACATAGGGTGTGGTGAATTCTCTACATAAATTCTTCTCACATTTGGAAGAAAAGCTGATGTAATAGGTCAAACTTTATTAAGCTTCTTAAGAGAAAAAATGCGGCTAACCCAGTGCAAAAGAATTCATTCCTATGGAAAAGTCCAGTAAAAAGAATTAGGGTCATATTTATCACGAAGTTGGCTATTTGTGATGCATCCCACAGAACTGCTTTATTTTGTAATATAGAAAGGGTTTTAATATAGCTTGATGCTTCGAAATTCATATTTAtaagtaaagatatttttttgCTTCACAAGAAATTTGTTTTACGAAGGACTCAAATACAGGTTTTCCTAAATGAAATAGTTTTCCCCTTCTGTGTTTTTAGACAGGCTTGATTTTTGCACACGTTTTTTAGATACAGGGCTATTATGTAAATAGTTACACTATCTATAGAGAACCTTAAGAAAACATAAAGTGACCGCTCTGatgtaataaagtaataaaatagaaacagcaATTCTCACAACTGTATTGAATCTCAATCTGTTTCAGTTTGTCTCTACCTTTTCCAATGGTGTTATCTATTGTATTGAAGCAAGGCGTAGCTATATTAAACTCACTTCCTGTACATTCCAACCTCTTTTTATTCCTCAGTAGCAAAGAAATCTATGTCTGATGTACTGGTATTACTGATCCAAAATCAAGGGTATTCTGGCCACTGACATATCTTCAtgttaatttatataatatttactgagaattaTGAGCATGGACAACATACACAGTGCTGTGGAAATACTgtgggagattaaaaaaattatactatattATGTGTGCTCACTATTATATTATCTCTGCCCAATGTTATTTATATTCTTGCCGTTAAAacacatgaaatataaaaaatttaaggCCAAAGTACTCAGTCTCTTAAGACACATCACGAATGTCAAGAACGAGACAACCACAAATGCtgaggaaggcagaggcagggcaAATTACTCTGGGGACAGAAGAGATTGCCTTCAACTAAATATTGAACGATGACGGATTTAGGAGAGCAGAGAGCAACTTAGGTACAGGCATGATCTAAGAAAAATACAGAGTTAACTGGAAAATTTCTGTCAGGAGTCGTGGGAGAAAGGGAGCCAGAGTACAAATCTGTGAAAGCAGCCTTGGAAGTCTGGACTTCACTCTGAGCAATGGTGGTTCTGGGATACCAGGGTACACAAGAATCCCCTGGGGGATACTGGTGAGTAGATAGATTCTAACTCCTAATTCAGGATGTTTGGCATGGTCCTAGAAAACTGCATTTTGTTAAGATCATAGGCTCCAGGTGATTCCTGGAACACTGGTACACTTTGAGATACTCTGCCCAAGGAAAAAGTTTAagaatctttttctatttctactaaCTCTTGTAAGATTTACTCCAATTTCCCAGAAGCTTGAAAACACCTAACTGCTAGGCCTAGAGGTCTTTCCTCAGTCTTTACATTATCCACTTTCTTAGTATGTAGTACTGACTTTGTCACTGTTTACATCTTGAAAATTATCTTCTATTAACATCTTTGGGGTTCCCTCTGCATTTCTGACCTCTGTAGCCTCTAGCCTCTCATTTGTTTGCTCTTTATGTTTCCCCAAGATTCCGACATTGGTCCTCTCTACAGTTCTCCTTGCCTGATTTCATTCACCCCTTTCAAGTATGGAGAACATTCCCGCTCCAGAAGTTTAGACTTTGATCTGTAGATAAAAGGTTATAAAAGTTTCTGAATggtaatataacattgtatgttaactatcctggggttaaaataaacaataaaaaagtttctggggtgcctgggtggctcagttggttaagtgttgactcaactcaggtcatgatctcacagttcgtgagttcaagccccatgtcaggctctgtgctgacagcttggagcctggagcctgcttcagattctgtgtctccctctctctctgacccttccctgctcacactgtctctctctctctctctcaaaaataaacattaaataaattttatttaaaaaaagtttctgaacTGTGGAATATCATGGAGAAAAGAATGTTCTAGGATCATCAACTTGGGAGATGGTCTGCAAACAAGGATTAGAAATAGGAGAAATAGGAAGAAGGGAGAATAACTAGGAgactatcaaacatttaaagttGTCACCAAGGTGTGGCTTCCAGATGAAAAGGTTACTTTTCTCGTGGATCTTTCCTTTCAGAAACTAgtatttcaataaatgaatatgtaagacatttctagttgttttttttttaatttcagtaagtTGGGGAATGTAAACTtactaataaatacatttaagtatAACAAGTCAAGCCTTCTGTAATGTTAACCATACATAGTAAAAAGAGGAcaggtcatgtttttttttttaatgtttgtttatttttgagagagattgtgtgttggcgtgtgcacaagcagggggtgagcagaaaggggcagagagagggggtggagcATCTGAAGtagactctgctgacagcagagagcctgatgcagggctcaaacttgagaaccatgagagcatgacctgcctgagccgaagtcagatgcttaaccgactgagccaccaggtgccccaggtcactgttgtctttttttttccccctttacctATTTGTGGGCACATATCCTTTTGAAGGCAGGAACTGTTTCTGGTTCATTActattcttctctgttcttttttttttttatagtttatttattttttaatttacatccaagttagttagcatatggtgccaccatgatttcaggattagattcctcaatgccccttacccatttagcccatcccccctcccacaatccctccagcaaccctctgtttgttctctatatttaagagtctcttctgttttgtccccttccctgttgttatattatttttgcttcccttcccttaggctCATCTGTTTTCTaacttaaagtcctcatatgagtgaagtcataggatatttgtctctctctgattaactaatttcgcttaacataatgccctccagttccatccacgtagttgcaaatggcaagatttcactctttttgattgccaaataatactccactggatatatataccacaccttctttatccattcatccatcaacggacatttgggctctttctacactttggctattgtcgacagtgttgctataaacattcgggtgcatgtgccccttcaaaacagcatacctgtatcccttggataaatacctagtagtgcaattgctgggttatagggtagttctatttttaattttttgaggaacctccatactgttttccaaagtagctgcatcagtttgcattcccaccagcagtgcaaaaaaagcatcctcaccaacatctgttgttgcctgagttgttaatgttagccattctgacaggtgtaaggtggtatctcattgcggttttgatttgtatttcccagatgatgagtgatgttgagtattttttcatgtgcctgttgaccatctggatgtcttctttggagaagtgtctattcatgtcttttgcccatttcttcacgggattatttgttttttgggtgttgagtttggtaagttctctaTAAAtcttagatactaaccctttatctgatacattgttagcaagtatcttctccctttctgttggttgccttttagttttgcttattgtttccttccctgtgcagaaggtttactttgataaggtcccaatagttcatttttgcttttgcttcccttgcctcgggagacgtgttgagtaagaagttgctgtggccaggggcgcctggttggttcagtcggttaacaatccaacttcagctcaggtcacaatctcactgttcgtgagttcaagccgcacatcgggctctgtgctgacacctcagagcctggagcctgatttggattctgtctctctctccctccctctctctctgcgctcccccacttgtactctgtctctcaaaaataaataaacattaaaaaaaaaaagttgctgcagccaaagtcaaagacatttttgcctgctttctcaaggattttgatggtttccggtCTTAcgtttaggtttttcatccattttcatccatttatttttgtgtatggtctaagaaagtggtccaggttcatttttctgcatgtcgctgtccagttttccccagcaccatttgctgaagagactgtctttattccattggatattctttcctgctttgtcaaagattagttggccatatgtttgtgggtccatttctgggttctctattctgtttcattgattggagtgtctgtttttgtgccaagagGTCACTGTTGTCTTAAAACACCAATGTGAATTCTTATTCTCCAAAACAAGTGGCATAGGACTCTACTGTATTTGATCCTTATATTTGTTAAATTCAGCTCTTTTGTTACAGAGTCAATAAATCATCATCAATACAGATATGATTCATAAatggcatgtctttttttttacttgagtaaGTGTGCTTGattttactttgtatatttaagatattaaaaCCACATTCATTGATCATCTGTGTCTTATATACAGTATTTTCTATAACTGAACCCATGACGTTTCTAAATGGGCACACAAAATAACACTTAGAAATGACATTCTGAGACATTCTAGAATCTtcaaaaaacaggcagaagacataTAAATTAGGTGCAAACCTATCGCCATCAAATTTAGTAAGTAAACCAATTTACTGGCTGTTCTTTCTCAAATGATCCACAGTGGAAGATGCTAATCCTTTatcaatttcagtttttaaataattctcaCTACAGGAAGTTAGGAAGATGGAAATTATTGCCCCTtattgtgtgatcttgggtaaattATTTAAGCACTGTCTTATTTTCTATAGCACTATCGTCGTTATATACTGGGAAGACAAAAGGAGGTACCTATTGAAGGTTCTTTGAACACCCTGGGCCAGAAGAGCTACAGAAAGCCAAAGTGTAGTTACTTTTAAATCCACTATTTCTTCTGCCTTTACTCTCTGGTTCTAGCCTCCTTGGAAATGAAAGTTGGCCATCACTTTTTGGTTAATAATCCTTCATGTAGTTGATTTTGCTCTTCTCCACAAGTACctcaagcaaattaaaaaaaaaaaaaaatcaaaactgccTGAACTATAAAACAGCAATCTAGAGCTATGAGTCAGCATTTCACCTACACacaaaatcaaaatgatttaaaataggtaacacataatttttcaaaagacatATACACCTCCTTGGAGAAACTCTGAGAAAATTGGAGTTCGAAAGTTTATGAATAGTTTATTACATTTCAATAAGTGTATCATGAATCAATAAAGCAAAAGTTAAGGGCAATGAGCTCATTACCAAGCCAATTATTGATTCTTAAGTTCCAAAATAGAATAGTACAGGAAGGATACAGAGAAATAGGTTTTTTTGTGATAACAAAAACTTTAAGTATCTTAGGAAGGTAGACCTAAAGAAATTATGACATAAAGGGATCTTCAGAAGCTACTTAAGATGTTTATTCAAGTTAATTTCATCTTTTGgtaattagaaatattatttgatgTTTGCTCTTTAAAATACCTTTCTAAATCAAGTCAGAGGCATTTGAAAAACCTGAATATTATATTTTACTGATCCATTTATTCTTTGAGTTTCTTATATATCTTCCTCTCTTGACTGAAAAATCTACCTTATTACCTCTCTATCTTTTATCACTGTCTTTGTCAGCTCATgtcctaacaaaataccatagactgagtggcttgaataacagaaatttattttctctattaaccctaattacttcccaaagccCCATCTTCAAAACCATCATGTTGggggacttcaacatatgaatggggggtgATGGGCACAAACATTCACTAACAGAAAAAATGACAGTGCCTCCAAATCGTCAGTTAAGTAATATGGAAAGGAACAAGTTGACTTGTTTCCAAATAATTCCAGTAGAAagcttccctttttcttcttcttccttttacagcaatataattaaataagaaaGGACTTCTTATGAACGTTAATTTCACAAAGcagtaacttttaaaaaccaaagacagaaaataagacaTAATTTTGGTAAAAAACTGAGAAACTGAAGTATTAACCCATAcgtatattaaataaaaacaatttttaaacctCACACTTTCTTGTATCAACTAAAGAGTCTTAAAATGATTTAAGGCACTTAGATGTCCTTAGAAAGTAACATAATGCACAATAACATTTCTATATTACACTTTCATAGATATTATTAAAAGGAATAGTCAATGGCATATTGTTCCATTCAAAATATGGAAAACTGAAATAGTAAAACCTAACTGACAAAATTGTAATTAGTTTGTGTGGTATTTCacctaattttaataaaaataattatttttattacacacTACATACATTTAAAGGTACAAGAAATATATCTTACTAGATTACACAATATTCTTCactacaaaatacttttaaatacagCTCTCTAAGAACATTTCCACAATGACTATGAAATGAATAGAAAGCATTTTTCAAGTTTCAAGTGGAAGTGTAGGGGAAAGCAGAATGAAAGGTGACTGAGATTGAGTTTGTGACTTGGCAAGGTCGTTCCATTATCAGGCTGCATAGTTATGAGTGGGAACCAGGATTTTCTTGTCTAAAAATGCTGCAGATTGTGTattcaagaagaggaagaaaatctaaatataGTCAAAATCATTTTATACTAGAAAACAACTGGAGAaactgacttttaatttttcaaaattcaattagGTGTGTGTATGGTCCATTGGTATCCAGCTTTAACACCTGCCTGTTCCCGTAAGTACCATGTTCCACCACAACCCCAGCTTCAGCACACTTGCTGTTAGCAGCTAATTCTTTCTCACACAGAGTCACAAATTGGGAATAAAGTTCTAACCCTTCTTCTTTTCCAGAGTTAGAGTGATACTGcatgtttcttccttttactcTCCCTCCAAGAGTGGCTTGAGGGATGATAAGAACATTGCCAGGTAGGTCCAATATAGACACGTGCTTGCCATTTTCTGTTTCACTTAATTTCACATTTAACAGAGTATTAACTgggtggggaagaaagggaaaacatcTTGAAGTGagaaacaaacatgaagaaaaccaACAATCATCCAGTCAGCACATCTCATGTTTAAAACCCAGTTTGTCGGCTCATGCTTTTTACCCAAAGTCTCTATCCAGATTTAAAAAACTGCTTCCCTAAGCTAAATGATCTAAGCATGAAAAACAAGGCAAATTTCAAGCAAAAAATGGCATGATGTTCTAAATCCAACTGGGCAGTCAAGATCTAAATGATAAATTCAGGCAGAAAAGACTAAAAATTAACTGTATACTGAAACCTTAAACATTGTTGCCTCAGGGGGATACATGAGCAGATTTTACCTTTTTGTTCCTTTATATTCCATAAGTAAATCTCATTGGAAAAGGTCACGATAAATCCTCCTCACATAAAATTCTGCTTTacaacaaataatattaaatagaaatcTTAGTGTAACTTAATTGCCTAGAGTTCAAAGCTGAGACAAAGGTTCCAGTTTATTCTCATCATAAACCAGATAATTTTGCAGTTTCATAACCTCCAAGGCACTATTATCATGTCTAATCATTTGACAAATGTAACCCATGTAACCACCCATAAAGGTGAAGGCAAGAATCATCAGGAATTCACTATCACAAttgaaaaagtaaatcaaaaggTATATTGGCATTAAGTTCATACATACACAAGAAAACATGGTATTATTTTTATGGCATTATGAAACTATATTCTTCTTATAGTGAATAAGAACTGCCAAAAGAACGCCATAAATATCTATAAGTAGCTAAAAATCTAATCTTAGAAAACCTTTTCATCTCAACATTAGCCattctcaaaacaataaataaaagaaatatctaaTAGAAATAGCCTAAGGGTCTCCTTGACTCTATAAAAGGTATAAATAACTTCTGCTTATAAAGaatattcctggggtgcctgagtggttctgttggttaagcgtctgactcttcatttcagctcaggtcatgatctcacggtttgtgagttcgagtcccacatgaggctctgtgttgaccttggagaagcctgcttgggattctctgactccctctctctctgcccctctcttacttgctctctctcaaaaaataaacatttaaaaaaaaaaaagaatctttctcAGAGGATAAACGGTAAAAGAAATGATGAACGGTAAAAGAAACTATATAAATCTCACAGTCCTGCCCAGTAATTAGGCTTGAAAAGGTATGCTTTCTAATAGGGTATCCATGGTTTCAAGTCTTGGAGGGTTTGTAGTAAGTGTCAGTAAGGATTCAGAATGGTTGCCCCACTCTACGAATTAGGGAATTAACCTGGTAGAATCCTGCCAAGATGAATATCCAAATGAATTCCTAAGCTATGCAAGAAGCACTATCAATTTTCAACtaacatctattttaaaatacatctaaTTTTCTCTATTATGAATAGGACTTTGCTCTACGGACAGTGGTCGTTATTGATTGCTTCTAAGGAAACTAACTCTTCAGAGCACTTCATTCCAAGGGAAATCTCTACCCAGTTATCCAGGCCTCAGGCTACTGATAGACTAAGTAGACAATTTCGGAATAACAGGCCAGAGAGGTAAGTACAATTTATTATACTTCCACACACCTCCCTCTACTGGCGAAAACTAAGAATTCAATTAATGCTGTTGGTATACAAATATCAGTATGTACAAGTAATTATAATGCAAATACGAATGTCAGTATGTAGAATTAAAATGAGACaatgaattggggcgcctgggtggcgcagtcagttaagcgtccgacttcagccaggtcacgatctcgcggtctgtgagttcgagccccgcgtcaggctctgggctgatggctcggagcctggagcctgtttctgattctgtgtctccctctctctctgcccctccccgttcatgctctgtctctctctgtcccaaaaataaataaataaacgttgaaaaaaaaattttttttaaatgagacaatgaatTAATGGCATGTTGGAAACTCTAAGATCCGAAGACAGGTTATCAATCAAGTATCTCTAACGATGTATATGGGAAGTTAAGCTTTGACAGGTCCCTGGATCTCAGTTATACTGAAGATGAATTGAGAAAGATTCTGCACATCTCTATGTTAGCCACGTTATTTCAGAATCTGTGGATATAACTGGTTATGTTCCCAAGGGGTACATGATTTGATTAGAAAGATCTGAATCCATGTAATAAGTATGAGGTGGGGTTTAAGAGAATTCCATCACATTGGCTTACTTTGCCTCCTGGAATAGAGGGAAGTACAGGCTAATGCTATCAATGATAGATGGACTCTTTTTGCTCATCACTCACACCAGCAGAATGTGATTCTTAGATTCACAGTTCTTTACTGAGAATCATGATAtatgaagttttgttttagaCTGTCCACTAAAAGAGTTAAGGTGGACCTCcctcagtgtttttaatttactaCAACCTTATGCATGTATTCAGAGAGAACTCAGAGGTATATGGAAGCACACAGGATTTACTGACTATAAAACAGAATGTGGGtttcctgtgtggctcagttggttaagcatacaactttggctcaggtcgtgatctcacagtttgtgggttcgacctctgcatcaggcttgctgctgtcagcacagaaccggtttcagatcctctgcccccgcccacccccacccctcccctgcttgtgtgcacacactctctctctcaaaaataaataaacatttaaaaaaaacaacacaaaaaaccaaaatgtgcTTGGATTTGGTTGGTTCATTTCATCTTATTATGATTAAGAGTCACTTAAGAAAGTATGAAACAACTTTAGGAGTCAATCTTAAGTTACAATGACAAAaattctcttgctgtttttacatatttctaCTATACTCCTTATAGTTAATAAAGATTTAATTCCAGGCAACATATTAACTTAGGAAAATGGACAGCATGTCCAATACCCATGCAATAGGTCCTAGAAAATTACTCTGTAACAGGAGCCCtcaattcattttctctctctctctctttttttaaggtaatctctatatccaacatgagcctcgaactcaccaccctgagatcaagagttgcatgctccactgactgactAAGCCAGATACCCTGCATTTTCTTTAACCCCTGCAAAGCTCCCTATTATCTTCCAGATTCAAATTTCAAACTATCAGTTATTGGCTTTCCATCCTCACTTTAAGTCTAGTTTTCACCCTCTGACAAAGTTGTCAAACATGTTTGATGTCTCAGTATAAAATTACCTCTAGGAACTTTCAGCCTTTTGCCTAAGCTGTTCCTCACTGGGCTATTTACTCTTGAGTTTCACTACTTGAAGCTCTTCCAGGTTAATTTCTGCATGCTGCAACTTCCATTTGTATACTCTATATTTCTTATTAATCCAAACTGGGTACTGTCCTTTACTAATGAAGAGAATATAACCTGTCCCCGACCTTAGGGATAGCTTCATTAGTTCAGGCTTTTTTGGGTACgttattattttatcaaatactgTCTTAAGATTTGATGTGATGTATCTGAACCTATGTAATTATCACAAGGAATGTCCAGTGCTATGGGCTATCCAGGACACTGGAAAACTGCAGGCAGGTAAATACCTGTTCAGAGGTACCTGAACACTGACCTTGCTTTCCTGTCCCTGGAGGAGGTGTGGTTGTGATGACACTGAGCTTTGTTCAAGATCAGAAAAAccttacatttatatacattttttataaaaaagtacataaatggttaatttaaatttttccataAGAATGATGCAAGTCCTAGCTGTCCAGATTTGATGGGAACCACATCTTACACATACAGTGTTACCTACATGCCCCTGTCAGGGACTCTGGGAGATCAGGAAACTGTTAAGAAATAAGCATCTGCTTCTTCCTATGTGGCCACCCTGCTTTTAACAAGTTTTTGTATCCCTGGCTGAAACTCAAGTGTATtgtctgtatgtgtctgtgtgtgtgtgtgtgtgtgtgtgtatgtatactcTTCTAAACCAAACTATAAGCCATGTGAAATGGtgctgaggtttttaaaaaattccaccacattttcttactttaaactttggaaaaggcaaaaataacctaataataaaggcaaaaaaaaaaaaaaaaaaagccaacaaccATAGAGTCAACTCATTTATAACTTACCAGTACAATTTAAGGTTGTGTTTTTTGCCCCTTCTGGCCCATCTATCATTCTTCATTTtcactcttaaaaaacaaacatcaaatacGTACCCATTTTGGGAAGAAGTTCTTTATTAGCTCCCTTGAAAAAACACACATAGATCACTAATCCCCTCTGAACCTATGAAAAATCAGCAGAGAAA is part of the Neofelis nebulosa isolate mNeoNeb1 chromosome 7, mNeoNeb1.pri, whole genome shotgun sequence genome and encodes:
- the DTD2 gene encoding D-aminoacyl-tRNA deacylase 2; translation: MADSGRIPQARALLQQCLHARLQIRPAEGDTETQWVEVQRGLVIYVCFFKGANKELLPKMVNTLLNVKLSETENGKHVSILDLPGNVLIIPQATLGGRVKGRNMQYHSNSGKEEGLELYSQFVTLCEKELAANSKCAEAGVVVEHGTYGNRQVLKLDTNGPYTHLIEF